In one window of Rhodopseudomonas palustris HaA2 DNA:
- a CDS encoding enoyl-CoA hydratase/isomerase family protein produces the protein MTDTQRAVQTASSEVLYAVEDHIATITLNAPERMNTISGPMLNELAALLLRANEDADVRCVILTGNGRAFCAGLDLRKERGDEGLSAASSPTTLDLRSTPPTVLQAMDKPTICAVNGGAAGYGMDTALGCDIRIMAESAKLAAAFVKRGVVPESGGTWFLPRMIGWAKAAELIFTGRTLSARESLDWGLANEVVPDSELMGRARAVAKEIAGNAPLAVQAAKRMMRIGLNETFPDHVHHVYLQLLPLFKTQDMAEGIKAFMEKREPKFVGR, from the coding sequence ATGACCGACACGCAACGCGCCGTACAGACTGCTTCGAGCGAAGTGCTCTATGCCGTCGAAGACCACATCGCCACCATCACACTGAACGCGCCGGAGCGGATGAACACCATCTCCGGGCCGATGCTGAACGAGCTGGCGGCGCTGCTGCTCAGGGCCAATGAAGACGCCGACGTGCGCTGCGTGATCCTCACCGGCAATGGCCGCGCGTTCTGCGCCGGGCTCGATTTGCGCAAGGAGCGCGGCGACGAAGGGCTCAGCGCGGCGTCGTCGCCGACCACGCTGGATCTGCGCAGCACCCCGCCGACCGTGCTGCAGGCGATGGACAAGCCGACGATCTGCGCGGTGAACGGCGGCGCCGCCGGCTACGGCATGGACACCGCGCTCGGCTGCGACATCCGCATCATGGCGGAATCCGCCAAGCTCGCCGCGGCCTTCGTCAAGCGCGGCGTGGTGCCGGAATCCGGCGGCACCTGGTTTCTGCCGCGGATGATCGGCTGGGCGAAGGCCGCCGAGTTGATCTTCACCGGCCGCACGCTGAGCGCGCGCGAGAGTCTCGACTGGGGGCTCGCCAACGAAGTGGTGCCCGATTCCGAGCTGATGGGCCGCGCCCGCGCGGTGGCGAAGGAGATCGCCGGCAACGCGCCGCTGGCGGTGCAGGCCGCCAAGCGAATGATGCGGATCGGCCTCAACGAGACCTTCCCCGATCACGTCCATCACGTCTATCTGCAACTGCTGCCGCTGTTCAAGACGCAGGACATGGCCGAAGGCATCAAGGCCTTCATGGAAAAACGCGAGCCGAAATTCGTCGGTCGCTGA
- a CDS encoding DUF992 domain-containing protein — protein MSITRLFGVTAVALVASFASASAQERLQVGVLECAGGPNVGYVVGSTTELECVFNTAGRRPEPYVARLQRIGLDLGFTQNTGIAWAVYAPTRRLGRGDLSGSYGGVGANASFGVGVGGNLLVGGSSNAYALQPLSLQGQTGLNATAGIVDVQLRPADLPQRKYRKHKRKHRHHR, from the coding sequence ATGTCCATCACCAGACTGTTCGGTGTCACGGCTGTCGCGCTGGTCGCGTCGTTCGCGAGCGCGAGTGCGCAAGAGCGACTGCAGGTCGGCGTGCTCGAATGCGCCGGTGGCCCGAACGTCGGCTACGTCGTCGGCTCCACCACCGAACTCGAATGCGTGTTCAACACCGCCGGCCGCCGGCCGGAGCCGTATGTCGCGCGCCTGCAGCGCATCGGGCTCGATCTCGGCTTCACCCAGAACACGGGCATCGCCTGGGCGGTCTATGCGCCGACCCGTCGGCTCGGCCGCGGCGACCTGTCCGGCAGCTATGGCGGCGTCGGGGCCAACGCGTCGTTCGGCGTCGGCGTCGGCGGCAATCTGCTGGTCGGCGGTTCGTCGAACGCCTACGCGTTGCAGCCGCTCAGCCTGCAGGGCCAGACCGGCCTGAACGCCACCGCCGGCATCGTCGACGTGCAGCTCCGCCCGGCCGATCTGCCGCAGCGCAAGTACCGCAAGCACAAGCGCAAGCATCGCCATCACCGCTGA
- a CDS encoding PQQ-dependent sugar dehydrogenase: MKTLLVWVSGTLTVATVIIASFLIATKSSGEPASFKSSAGPLAVKTFAQNLDSPWALAFLPEGRVLVTEKPGRMRVVSAQGALSPPVRGVPEVWATGQGGLLDVVTDTNFAANRTIYFCYAERTSQGGRSGGRTAVARAALVESDAPRLDDVNVIFRQDGPLSSGNHYGCRIAQGADGHLFVTLGDHFSFRDQAQNLGNHLGKIIRIAPDGSVPAGNPFVGRADARPEIWSYGHRNPQSLALNPASGGLWEIEHGPRGGDEVNIIRPGNNYGWPVIGYGIDYSGATIHEAAAKSGMEQPVKYWVPSIAPSGMAFYTAKLFPTWAGSLFTGALAGKMLVRLSLAGDKVTGEERLLEALNERIRDVRQGPDGALWLLTDNAAGRILRVTPAAD, encoded by the coding sequence ATGAAGACGCTCCTGGTCTGGGTTTCCGGCACGCTGACGGTGGCGACGGTGATCATCGCCTCGTTCCTGATCGCGACCAAGAGCAGCGGCGAGCCGGCCTCGTTCAAGTCCTCCGCGGGCCCGCTGGCGGTGAAGACCTTCGCACAGAATCTCGACAGCCCCTGGGCGCTGGCGTTCCTGCCCGAGGGGCGCGTGCTGGTCACCGAGAAGCCGGGGCGGATGCGGGTGGTGTCGGCGCAGGGTGCGCTGTCGCCGCCGGTCCGGGGCGTTCCCGAGGTCTGGGCCACCGGCCAGGGCGGGCTGCTCGACGTCGTCACCGACACGAACTTCGCCGCCAACCGGACGATCTATTTCTGCTACGCTGAACGCACCAGCCAGGGCGGCCGCAGCGGCGGACGCACCGCCGTCGCCCGCGCGGCGCTCGTCGAGAGCGACGCGCCACGGCTCGACGACGTGAACGTGATCTTCCGTCAGGACGGCCCGCTGTCCTCGGGCAATCACTATGGCTGCCGGATCGCGCAAGGCGCCGACGGACACCTGTTCGTCACGCTCGGCGATCATTTCAGCTTCCGCGATCAGGCGCAGAATCTCGGCAACCATCTCGGCAAGATCATCCGCATCGCGCCGGACGGCAGCGTGCCGGCCGGCAATCCGTTCGTCGGGCGCGCCGACGCCAGGCCGGAGATCTGGAGCTACGGCCACCGCAACCCGCAATCGCTCGCCCTCAATCCGGCGAGCGGCGGGTTGTGGGAGATCGAGCACGGCCCGCGCGGCGGCGACGAGGTCAACATCATTCGGCCCGGCAACAATTATGGCTGGCCGGTGATCGGCTACGGAATCGACTACAGCGGCGCCACCATCCACGAGGCGGCCGCGAAGTCCGGTATGGAGCAGCCGGTCAAATATTGGGTGCCGTCGATCGCGCCGTCTGGGATGGCGTTCTACACCGCCAAGCTGTTTCCGACATGGGCCGGCAGCCTGTTCACCGGCGCGCTCGCCGGCAAGATGCTGGTGCGGCTGTCGCTCGCCGGCGACAAGGTGACCGGCGAAGAACGCCTGCTGGAGGCGCTGAACGAACGCATCCGCGACGTCCGCCAGGGCCCCGACGGCGCGCTGTGGCTGCTGACCGACAACGCCGCCGGACGCATCCTGCGCGTGACGCCGGCCGCGGACTGA
- a CDS encoding helix-turn-helix domain-containing protein, translating to MITSSQMRAARALLGIDQRALAKLAGVSVPTIQRMEASDGNVRGIVESLTRVVDALNRAGVELIGERARSEDGGRGVRLRQASPPAGRDDA from the coding sequence TTGATCACCTCGTCTCAAATGCGCGCCGCACGCGCGCTGCTCGGGATCGACCAACGCGCGTTGGCGAAGCTCGCCGGCGTCTCGGTGCCGACGATTCAACGGATGGAAGCGAGCGACGGCAACGTCCGCGGCATCGTCGAATCGTTGACGCGGGTGGTCGACGCGCTCAACCGCGCCGGAGTCGAACTGATCGGCGAGCGCGCCCGCAGCGAGGACGGCGGCCGCGGCGTGCGGTTGAGGCAGGCGTCGCCGCCGGCAGGGAGGGACGACGCGTGA
- a CDS encoding shikimate dehydrogenase: MHPGDGHTAACLIGWPAAHSRSPLIHHYWLRTLGIPGGYSIESVPPEGFAEFVLNLRAHGYSGANVTIPHKERALQLTQPDDRARAVGAANTLYYDGDVLRSTNTDVEGFIANLDASAPGWDRTPHAVVLGAGGSARAVLFGLLERGIERIALANRSLERAQALADLFGERVVPIAWTDAPAALPGAGLLVNTTSLGMKGQPSLDLDLEPLPSDATVADLVYVPLETELLAEARGRGLRTADGLGMLLHQAVRGFELWFGARPHVTAELRALVEADLAAK, from the coding sequence ATGCATCCCGGCGACGGTCACACCGCCGCCTGCCTGATCGGCTGGCCCGCGGCGCATTCGCGCTCGCCGCTGATCCATCATTACTGGCTGCGGACGCTCGGCATCCCCGGCGGCTATTCGATCGAATCGGTGCCGCCGGAAGGCTTCGCCGAATTCGTCCTGAACCTGCGGGCGCACGGCTACAGCGGCGCCAACGTCACCATCCCGCACAAGGAGCGCGCGCTGCAACTGACGCAGCCGGACGACCGCGCCCGCGCGGTCGGCGCCGCCAATACGCTGTATTACGACGGCGATGTGCTGCGCTCGACCAATACCGACGTCGAGGGCTTCATCGCCAATCTCGACGCCAGCGCGCCGGGCTGGGATCGTACCCCGCATGCCGTGGTGCTCGGCGCCGGCGGCTCTGCGCGCGCGGTGCTGTTCGGCCTGCTGGAGCGCGGCATCGAACGCATCGCGCTCGCCAACCGCTCGCTCGAGCGCGCGCAGGCGCTGGCCGATCTGTTCGGCGAACGCGTTGTGCCGATCGCCTGGACCGACGCGCCGGCGGCGCTGCCGGGCGCCGGCCTGCTGGTCAACACCACCTCGCTCGGCATGAAGGGGCAGCCGTCGCTCGATCTCGATCTCGAGCCGCTGCCGAGCGACGCCACCGTCGCCGATCTGGTCTATGTGCCGCTCGAGACCGAACTGCTCGCCGAGGCGCGCGGCCGCGGCCTGCGCACCGCCGACGGCCTCGGCATGCTGCTGCATCAGGCGGTGCGCGGCTTCGAATTGTGGTTCGGCGCGCGGCCGCACGTCACCGCCGAACTGCGCGCTTTGGTCGAAGCGGATCTGGCGGCGAAGTAG
- a CDS encoding elongation factor G, whose translation MGQDLRSPPNTKESGPRCIALVGPFQSGKTTLLEAILARTGAVPRAGSVDAGTSYGDSSPEARQHKMGLGLTAATTQFMGETYTFLDCPGSVEFAHDMRAALPAVDAAVVVCEADERKLPQLQIILRELEDLGIPRFLFLNKIDRATKRIREVLDSLQPASRIPLVLRQIPIWNGDLIAGYVDLALERAFVYREHKPSEVIALEGGDLDREKEARFSMLEKLADHDDALMEQLLEDIPPPRDTVFDDLARELREGVICPVLLGSALRENGVMRLLKALRHEAPDVEETASRLGVAASKDAVGYVLKTTHLQHGGKLSLARVFAGTLADGDTVHAPSGEAARVSGIHTANGGADSKRSSAVAGEVVALGKLDAIKTGDTFGNGKTAPSALVEIAPAPPVLAMALAAADRKDDVKLGQSLQRLSEEDPSLTVIHDPQTHDIVLWGQGEMHLRVALERLKERYGVSVKSHPPTIGYRETIRKSATQRGRHKKQSGGHGQFGDVVLEVKPLPRGEGFVFAETVVGGAVPRNYIGAVEEGAVDGLRAGPLGFPVVDVHVTLTDGSYHSVDSSDQAFRTAARIGITEALPQCQPVLLEPIHNVEIVCPNDATAKVNAILSGRRGQILGFDTREGWPGWDVVRATLPEAEIGDLIVELRSATAGAGSFTRSFDHMAEVNGRTADQIVAARRQVAA comes from the coding sequence ATGGGACAAGACCTCAGAAGTCCCCCAAATACTAAAGAATCGGGTCCCCGGTGCATTGCATTGGTGGGCCCATTCCAAAGCGGAAAAACCACACTGCTCGAAGCGATCCTCGCGCGTACCGGCGCCGTGCCGCGCGCCGGCTCGGTCGATGCTGGTACCTCGTATGGCGACTCCAGCCCGGAAGCGCGCCAGCACAAGATGGGGCTCGGCCTCACCGCGGCGACCACGCAGTTCATGGGCGAGACCTACACCTTCCTCGATTGTCCGGGCTCGGTCGAATTCGCGCACGACATGCGCGCCGCGCTGCCCGCGGTCGATGCCGCCGTCGTGGTGTGCGAGGCCGACGAGCGCAAGCTGCCGCAATTGCAGATCATCCTGCGCGAGCTCGAAGATCTCGGGATTCCGCGCTTCCTGTTTCTCAACAAGATCGATCGCGCCACCAAACGCATCCGCGAAGTGCTCGACAGCCTGCAGCCGGCCTCGCGAATCCCGCTGGTGCTGCGCCAGATCCCGATCTGGAACGGCGACCTGATCGCTGGCTATGTCGATCTCGCGCTGGAGCGCGCCTTCGTCTATCGCGAGCACAAACCCTCCGAAGTGATCGCGCTGGAAGGCGGCGATCTCGACCGCGAGAAGGAAGCCCGCTTCTCGATGCTGGAGAAGCTCGCCGATCACGACGACGCGCTGATGGAGCAATTGCTCGAAGACATTCCGCCGCCGCGCGACACGGTGTTCGACGATCTCGCGCGCGAACTGCGCGAAGGCGTGATCTGCCCGGTGCTGCTGGGCTCGGCGCTGCGCGAGAACGGCGTGATGCGGCTGTTGAAGGCGCTGCGCCACGAAGCCCCCGACGTCGAAGAGACCGCGTCGCGGCTCGGCGTCGCGGCGTCCAAGGACGCGGTCGGCTACGTGCTGAAGACCACCCATCTGCAGCACGGCGGCAAGCTGTCGCTGGCGCGGGTGTTCGCCGGCACGTTGGCCGACGGCGACACCGTGCACGCACCGTCCGGCGAAGCCGCGCGGGTGTCGGGCATCCACACCGCGAATGGCGGCGCCGACAGCAAGCGCTCGTCGGCGGTGGCCGGTGAGGTGGTCGCACTCGGCAAGCTCGACGCGATCAAGACCGGCGATACGTTCGGCAACGGCAAGACCGCGCCCTCGGCGCTGGTCGAGATCGCGCCCGCACCGCCGGTGCTGGCGATGGCGCTGGCCGCCGCCGACCGCAAGGACGACGTCAAGCTCGGCCAGTCGCTGCAGCGGCTTTCCGAGGAAGACCCGTCGCTGACCGTGATTCACGATCCGCAGACCCACGACATCGTGCTGTGGGGGCAGGGCGAAATGCACCTGCGCGTCGCGCTGGAGCGGCTCAAGGAGCGCTACGGCGTTTCGGTGAAGTCGCATCCACCGACGATCGGCTATCGCGAGACCATCCGCAAATCGGCGACGCAGCGCGGCCGGCACAAGAAGCAGTCCGGCGGCCACGGCCAGTTCGGCGACGTGGTGCTGGAGGTGAAGCCGTTGCCGCGTGGCGAGGGCTTCGTCTTCGCCGAGACGGTGGTCGGCGGCGCGGTGCCGCGCAACTACATCGGCGCGGTCGAAGAAGGCGCGGTCGATGGCCTGCGCGCGGGGCCGCTCGGCTTCCCGGTGGTCGACGTCCACGTCACGCTGACCGACGGCTCGTATCACAGCGTCGATTCCTCGGATCAGGCGTTCCGCACCGCGGCGCGGATCGGCATCACCGAGGCGCTGCCGCAGTGCCAGCCGGTGCTGCTGGAGCCGATCCACAATGTCGAGATCGTCTGCCCGAACGACGCCACCGCCAAGGTCAACGCCATCCTGTCGGGACGACGCGGCCAGATCCTCGGCTTCGATACCCGCGAGGGCTGGCCGGGCTGGGACGTGGTCCGCGCCACCCTGCCGGAGGCGGAGATCGGCGATCTGATCGTCGAACTGCGCTCCGCCACCGCCGGCGCCGGCAGTTTCACCCGCAGCTTCGACCATATGGCCGAAGTCAACGGCCGCACCGCGGATCAGATCGTCGCCGCGCGCCGGCAGGTCGCGGCGTGA
- a CDS encoding glutathione S-transferase family protein translates to MYKLYSMQRSGNSYKARLALAFLGAPYRAIEVDILRGESRTPEFLAKNPSGQVPLLEVAQGRYLAESNAILWYLAVGTSLAPDTRMDRAEALQWMFFEQHALEPNIGSAYFWLCLVKGGRDLQTHALEDWLERGYAALQVMENHLRTHDFVAAGQLTIADIALYGYTHVADQCDFDLSTFPAVNAWLRRVEQTPGFITMDWTPDSAPHDHVDFAAEA, encoded by the coding sequence ATGTACAAGCTCTATTCGATGCAGCGATCCGGCAACAGCTACAAGGCGCGGCTTGCGCTGGCGTTTCTGGGTGCGCCCTATCGCGCGATCGAAGTCGATATCCTGCGCGGCGAGAGTCGCACGCCGGAATTCCTCGCCAAGAATCCGAGCGGTCAGGTGCCGCTGCTGGAAGTCGCGCAAGGCCGCTATCTGGCCGAATCCAACGCGATTCTGTGGTACCTCGCCGTCGGCACTTCGCTGGCGCCGGATACGCGGATGGATCGCGCCGAAGCGCTGCAATGGATGTTCTTCGAGCAGCATGCGCTGGAGCCGAATATCGGATCGGCTTACTTCTGGCTGTGCCTGGTGAAGGGCGGTCGCGACTTGCAGACCCACGCACTCGAGGACTGGCTGGAGCGGGGCTACGCCGCGCTGCAGGTGATGGAAAATCACCTCAGGACTCACGATTTCGTGGCGGCCGGCCAGCTCACCATCGCCGACATCGCGCTGTACGGCTACACCCACGTCGCCGACCAGTGCGACTTCGACCTGTCGACCTTCCCGGCGGTCAACGCGTGGCTGCGGCGGGTCGAGCAGACGCCGGGCTTCATCACCATGGACTGGACGCCGGATTCGGCGCCGCACGACCACGTCGATTTCGCCGCCGAGGCCTGA
- a CDS encoding alpha-hydroxy acid oxidase — protein MKYITCIEDLRQIHKRRVPKMFFDYVDHGSYAEETLRANVDDLKRIKFRQRILVDISKRDLSTTIIGEKSAMPLILAPVGSTGMQYGDGEIHACRAAQAAGIPYTLSTMSICSIEDVAANVDKPFWFQLYVMKDRGFVKALIERAIAAKCSALVLTVDLQVIGQRHQDIKNGMTVPPEIFRPKNLLDIATKPGWVKGILGAKQRNFGNIAGHLPGSKDLESVSAWVASQFDASLNWKDIDWIRSIWPGKLIIKGILDVEDAREAVKVGAEALVVSNHGGRQLDGAPSSIEVLPEIVHTVGSHIEVMFDGGIRSGQDVMRALALGARSCMIGRAYIYGLGAYGGPGVAKAIDIIGKELSTTMGLCGVNAINQIDEKVLAE, from the coding sequence ATGAAATACATCACCTGCATCGAGGACCTTCGCCAGATTCACAAGCGGCGGGTGCCGAAGATGTTCTTCGACTATGTCGACCACGGCTCCTATGCCGAGGAGACGCTCCGCGCCAATGTCGACGACCTGAAGCGGATCAAGTTCCGCCAGCGCATCCTGGTCGACATCTCCAAGCGCGATCTGTCCACCACCATCATCGGCGAGAAGTCGGCGATGCCGCTGATCCTGGCGCCGGTCGGCTCCACCGGGATGCAATATGGCGACGGCGAGATCCACGCCTGCCGCGCCGCCCAGGCCGCCGGCATCCCCTACACGTTGTCGACGATGTCGATCTGCTCGATCGAGGACGTCGCGGCGAATGTCGACAAGCCGTTCTGGTTTCAGCTCTACGTCATGAAGGACCGCGGCTTCGTCAAGGCGCTGATCGAGCGCGCGATCGCGGCCAAATGCAGCGCGCTGGTGCTGACCGTCGACCTGCAGGTGATCGGCCAGCGCCATCAGGACATCAAGAACGGCATGACGGTGCCGCCGGAGATCTTCCGGCCGAAGAACCTGCTCGACATCGCCACCAAGCCCGGCTGGGTGAAGGGCATCCTCGGCGCCAAGCAGCGCAATTTCGGCAACATCGCCGGGCACCTGCCCGGCTCCAAGGATCTGGAATCGGTGTCGGCCTGGGTGGCGTCGCAATTCGACGCCTCGCTGAACTGGAAGGACATCGACTGGATCCGCTCGATCTGGCCGGGCAAGCTGATCATCAAGGGCATCCTCGACGTCGAGGATGCCCGCGAGGCGGTGAAGGTCGGCGCCGAGGCGCTGGTGGTGTCGAACCATGGCGGCCGCCAGCTCGACGGCGCGCCGTCGTCGATCGAGGTGCTGCCGGAGATCGTCCACACCGTCGGCTCACATATCGAGGTGATGTTCGACGGCGGCATCCGCTCCGGCCAGGACGTGATGCGAGCGCTGGCGCTCGGCGCGCGCAGCTGCATGATCGGCCGCGCCTACATCTACGGCCTCGGCGCCTATGGCGGCCCCGGCGTCGCCAAGGCGATCGACATCATCGGCAAGGAGCTGTCGACCACCATGGGCCTGTGCGGCGTCAATGCGATCAACCAGATCGACGAGAAGGTGCTGGCGGAGTAA
- a CDS encoding pyridoxal phosphate-dependent aminotransferase — MSFLSTALDRVKPSATIAVTDKARELKAAGRNVIGLGSGEPDFDTPANIKLAAIHAIEAGKTKYTAVDGIPELKQAIIDKFQRENGLTYKPNQIIVGTGGKQVLYNALIATINPGDEVIIPAPYWVSYPEMVALAGGESVPVVCPAESGFKLQPAALEAAITPKTKWIILNSPSNPTGAAYSREELKALTDVLVKHPHVWVMTDDMYEHLVYDDFDFTTPAQIEPRLFDRTLTVNGVSKSYCMTGWRIGYAGGPAQLIKAMATIQSQSTSNPSSIAQWAAVEALNGPQDFIAAHNKVFKERRDLVVSMLNQASGIDCPRPEGAFYVYPSCAGTIGKTAPSGKVIETDQDFVTELLEAEGVAVVQGSAFGLGPAFRISYATKTSDLEEACKRIQRFCGNLR; from the coding sequence ATGTCGTTCCTGTCCACCGCGCTCGATCGTGTGAAGCCGTCCGCGACCATCGCGGTCACGGACAAGGCACGTGAGCTGAAAGCGGCGGGCCGCAACGTCATCGGGCTCGGCTCCGGCGAGCCGGATTTCGACACGCCCGCCAACATCAAGCTGGCGGCGATCCACGCCATCGAGGCCGGCAAGACCAAGTACACCGCGGTCGACGGCATTCCGGAGCTGAAGCAGGCGATCATCGACAAGTTTCAGCGCGAGAACGGCCTGACCTACAAGCCCAACCAGATCATCGTCGGCACCGGCGGCAAGCAGGTGCTGTACAACGCGCTGATCGCCACCATCAATCCCGGCGACGAGGTGATCATCCCGGCGCCGTATTGGGTCAGCTATCCGGAAATGGTGGCGCTCGCCGGCGGCGAGTCGGTGCCGGTGGTGTGCCCGGCGGAATCCGGCTTCAAGCTGCAGCCGGCGGCGCTGGAGGCAGCGATTACGCCGAAGACCAAGTGGATCATTCTCAATTCGCCGTCGAACCCGACCGGCGCCGCCTATTCGCGCGAAGAGTTGAAGGCGCTCACCGACGTGCTGGTCAAGCATCCGCACGTCTGGGTGATGACCGACGACATGTACGAGCATCTCGTCTACGACGATTTCGACTTCACCACCCCGGCGCAGATCGAGCCGCGTCTGTTCGATCGCACGCTGACCGTGAACGGCGTGTCGAAATCCTATTGTATGACCGGCTGGCGGATCGGCTATGCGGGCGGCCCGGCGCAATTGATCAAGGCGATGGCGACGATCCAGTCGCAGTCGACCTCGAACCCGTCCTCGATCGCCCAATGGGCGGCGGTGGAAGCGCTCAACGGCCCGCAGGACTTCATCGCCGCCCACAACAAGGTGTTCAAGGAGCGCCGCGACCTCGTGGTGTCGATGCTGAACCAGGCGTCGGGGATCGATTGCCCGCGGCCGGAAGGGGCGTTCTACGTCTATCCGTCCTGCGCCGGCACGATCGGCAAGACCGCGCCGTCCGGCAAGGTCATCGAGACCGATCAGGACTTCGTCACCGAGCTGCTCGAAGCCGAGGGCGTCGCGGTGGTGCAGGGCTCGGCGTTCGGCCTCGGCCCGGCGTTCCGGATTTCCTACGCGACGAAAACCTCGGATCTCGAAGAAGCCTGCAAGCGCATCCAGCGCTTTTGCGGGAACCTGCGCTGA
- a CDS encoding DUF992 domain-containing protein: protein MRRFSLLLAIAASLVASAAHAQEGRVRIGVLECRGGASTGFIVGSVTNLGCVLRAEGRPDTPYVATIRKVGLDLGITQETALAWGVFAPVERFGPGDLAGNYAGAQGSASVGVGLGANVLVGGSANSIALQPLSLQGQTGLNVAVGLQELELRPGR, encoded by the coding sequence ATGCGCCGCTTTTCGCTTCTGCTCGCTATCGCCGCTTCGCTGGTCGCCAGCGCTGCCCATGCGCAAGAGGGGCGCGTGCGGATCGGCGTGCTCGAATGCCGCGGCGGGGCGAGCACGGGCTTCATCGTCGGCTCGGTCACCAATCTCGGCTGCGTGTTGCGCGCCGAAGGCCGTCCCGACACACCTTATGTCGCCACCATCCGCAAGGTCGGCCTCGACCTTGGTATCACCCAGGAGACCGCGCTGGCCTGGGGCGTGTTCGCGCCGGTCGAGCGCTTCGGCCCGGGCGATCTCGCCGGTAACTACGCCGGCGCGCAGGGTTCTGCGTCGGTCGGCGTCGGCCTCGGCGCCAACGTGCTGGTCGGCGGCTCGGCCAATTCCATCGCGCTGCAGCCGCTCAGCCTGCAGGGCCAGACCGGCCTCAACGTCGCGGTCGGCCTGCAGGAGCTGGAACTGCGTCCGGGCCGCTAA
- a CDS encoding trimeric intracellular cation channel family protein: MFETVTTILDWIGVVAFTVSGALVASRKQMDIVGFALLGTATGIGGGTLRDVLLGLPVFWVHEPAYLATCVAVSAVVFFTAHIPHSRYKALLWLDAIGLALFAVTGAETAALAGANGIVAVAMGVVTATFGGIIRDLLGGEIPVILRREIYVTAALVGAAAFVLLTMVGAPREISTGIGFALGLAVRAAALQRGWSLPRYRPRPGRGDN; this comes from the coding sequence ATGTTCGAGACCGTCACCACGATACTCGACTGGATCGGCGTCGTCGCGTTCACCGTCTCGGGCGCGTTGGTGGCGTCGCGCAAGCAGATGGACATCGTCGGCTTCGCGCTGCTGGGCACGGCGACCGGCATCGGCGGCGGCACGCTGCGCGACGTCCTGCTCGGTCTGCCGGTGTTCTGGGTGCACGAGCCGGCCTATCTCGCGACCTGCGTCGCGGTCTCCGCCGTGGTGTTCTTCACCGCGCATATTCCGCATTCCCGCTACAAGGCGCTGTTGTGGCTGGATGCGATCGGGCTCGCGCTGTTCGCCGTCACCGGCGCGGAGACGGCGGCGCTGGCGGGCGCCAACGGAATCGTGGCCGTCGCCATGGGCGTGGTCACCGCGACCTTCGGCGGCATCATCCGCGATCTGCTCGGCGGCGAGATCCCGGTGATCCTGCGGCGCGAGATCTACGTCACGGCGGCGCTGGTCGGCGCGGCGGCCTTCGTTCTCCTGACGATGGTCGGCGCCCCGCGCGAAATCAGCACGGGCATCGGCTTTGCGCTCGGCTTGGCCGTGCGCGCCGCAGCGCTGCAGCGCGGCTGGTCGCTGCCGCGCTACCGGCCGCGACCGGGGCGCGGAGACAACTGA